The following coding sequences lie in one Heyndrickxia oleronia genomic window:
- a CDS encoding DUF927 domain-containing protein, with amino-acid sequence MQNDKTKKKKITQKTKKSTYEYFGANKNFRLSPSSLAMKVEEDGKVSYQFVSKYIKIKQIEQAEETNDVILKLEFDYLGKRKSIDITRDQLQPNELQKLSKKGVDVFYHNAKQIIQYLRIQEPSALYTTVHTHIGWYETENDFLYKHYEILGNKAPKSNYSGEYNLKPKGTFQGWKSIISDEVLGNTNLELALTLGFSAAVVGMLSTIKDMDTLIMHISGKSTRGKTTAAQLAVSPFGRPSKSSKGLIKSWNATGNAVVSYLRNNHGVPIVLDEASMSNLKDFTTLIYTFAENREKDRMKKDGGLREQADWSTTIISTAEHSIFQKTNANEGLRVRAFEFANTTWTTSGENADNLKRRLLEHYGQAGIKFVQYLQSIGLEEVERRCNKWKDYCEEMLHHSAFVTRVSEKFGLVLATAEMVNDAIKLGLDIDQMMERLNEVEQEISIERNQADKAYQFLIEQVVKNYECFQSNDREFKGKECWGLIKYEKDHIEVCFLRNQFNILMREANISDPKVVLEEWRNEKLLKAEPKKFTNRRKIGNEKFRKRLGMEQPTGSKEQSVVYILLFDKELMGKFGVRKIYTPEEISNMKRPRLP; translated from the coding sequence ATGCAAAACGATAAAACAAAAAAGAAAAAAATTACTCAAAAGACAAAAAAGTCAACTTACGAATATTTTGGTGCAAATAAAAATTTTCGATTATCTCCTTCCTCTTTAGCTATGAAAGTAGAGGAAGATGGAAAAGTTAGTTACCAATTTGTGAGCAAATACATCAAAATAAAACAGATTGAACAGGCAGAAGAAACAAATGATGTCATTCTGAAACTTGAATTTGACTACTTAGGGAAGAGAAAATCAATTGATATAACACGTGATCAACTCCAACCGAATGAATTGCAAAAATTAAGTAAAAAGGGGGTTGATGTTTTTTATCACAATGCGAAGCAAATAATTCAGTATTTAAGAATTCAAGAACCTAGTGCACTATATACCACCGTCCATACCCATATAGGCTGGTATGAAACAGAAAATGACTTTCTTTATAAGCATTATGAAATACTTGGAAATAAGGCTCCTAAGTCAAATTATAGTGGGGAGTATAACCTAAAGCCAAAAGGAACATTCCAGGGATGGAAGTCTATAATTTCAGATGAAGTACTTGGAAATACCAATCTAGAACTTGCATTGACATTAGGGTTTTCTGCCGCTGTAGTGGGAATGTTATCAACCATTAAAGATATGGATACGCTGATCATGCACATTAGTGGGAAAAGCACGCGTGGGAAAACAACTGCTGCTCAATTAGCTGTATCTCCATTCGGTCGACCAAGTAAATCCTCAAAAGGGTTGATCAAAAGTTGGAATGCTACTGGAAATGCTGTTGTTTCCTATTTAAGGAATAACCATGGAGTTCCCATCGTATTAGATGAAGCATCAATGAGTAACTTAAAAGATTTCACTACACTCATTTATACTTTTGCAGAAAATCGAGAAAAGGATCGTATGAAAAAAGATGGTGGACTTCGTGAGCAAGCAGACTGGTCAACAACAATTATATCCACTGCTGAACATTCTATATTTCAAAAAACAAATGCCAATGAAGGACTGAGAGTTCGTGCTTTTGAATTTGCTAATACTACTTGGACAACATCAGGTGAAAATGCAGACAATCTAAAAAGGCGCTTACTTGAACACTATGGTCAAGCTGGAATCAAGTTTGTTCAATATTTACAATCCATAGGCTTAGAGGAAGTAGAAAGGAGATGCAATAAATGGAAAGATTATTGTGAAGAAATGCTCCATCATTCAGCTTTTGTGACCCGAGTATCCGAAAAATTTGGATTAGTTCTTGCAACCGCAGAAATGGTCAATGATGCCATAAAACTTGGTTTAGATATAGATCAAATGATGGAACGGTTAAACGAGGTGGAGCAAGAGATTTCAATTGAACGAAATCAAGCAGATAAAGCATATCAATTTTTGATCGAGCAAGTTGTGAAAAACTATGAATGCTTTCAATCAAATGATCGTGAATTTAAGGGTAAGGAATGTTGGGGTCTTATAAAATATGAAAAAGATCATATTGAGGTATGTTTTCTTAGAAATCAATTTAATATTTTGATGAGGGAAGCAAATATTTCAGATCCAAAAGTAGTCCTCGAAGAATGGAGAAATGAAAAACTATTAAAAGCAGAACCCAAAAAGTTCACGAATAGACGGAAAATTGGGAATGAAAAATTTAGAAAGCGACTAGGGATGGAACAACCAACTGGATCAAAGGAGCAATCAGTAGTGTACATTCTTTTGTTTGATAAGGAACTTATGGGGAAATTTGGTGTCAGAAAAATCTACACACCTGAGGAAATTTCCAATATGAAACGACCACGGCTACCGTAG
- a CDS encoding tyrosine-type recombinase/integrase — translation MNAFKHVQVPNPTKLPFKTCSMNYLEGLRAKNASGETISGYKKDLDMINRFLEEKYNGLVMLEDIQTQDLEDYLLMLSNERNYQPASVNRHLCTMRSFYNYAVKRGWTTFHAAAPIDAMKAPKKERTFINVEEYHELVEAIDHPIIKIIVQFLFFTGLRITECLTLTLDDVDLVSRMIHVKHGKGDKERKVPLSGKLVPLLIDYKENIRPFVDSDRFFALAKTGKVSDVYVNRILHETTEKLGWEKVVTCHVLRHSFASNLVKNNVHVVHIQKLLGHSDLKTTSRYVHANQEQLAEAISVL, via the coding sequence ATGAATGCATTCAAACATGTACAAGTACCTAATCCAACTAAATTGCCTTTCAAAACATGTTCAATGAATTACTTAGAAGGGCTTAGAGCTAAAAATGCAAGTGGTGAGACAATAAGCGGTTATAAAAAGGATTTAGATATGATAAATCGCTTCTTGGAGGAGAAATATAATGGATTAGTCATGCTTGAAGATATCCAAACACAGGATTTAGAAGATTATTTATTAATGCTTAGTAATGAAAGAAATTATCAACCTGCTAGCGTGAATCGACATTTATGTACGATGCGATCTTTTTATAATTATGCTGTAAAGCGTGGATGGACAACCTTCCATGCTGCTGCACCCATAGATGCAATGAAAGCACCAAAGAAGGAACGGACTTTCATAAATGTTGAGGAATATCATGAGCTCGTAGAAGCCATTGATCACCCGATTATTAAAATAATCGTTCAGTTCTTGTTCTTCACTGGGCTTCGAATTACTGAATGTTTGACCCTTACATTAGATGATGTTGATCTTGTTTCACGAATGATTCATGTAAAACACGGAAAAGGTGATAAAGAAAGAAAAGTACCTTTAAGTGGAAAATTAGTACCATTATTAATAGATTACAAGGAAAACATTCGTCCTTTTGTTGATAGCGACCGATTCTTTGCTCTTGCAAAGACTGGGAAAGTATCTGATGTATATGTGAACCGTATATTACATGAAACAACTGAAAAATTAGGGTGGGAAAAGGTTGTCACCTGTCATGTACTAAGGCATAGTTTTGCATCAAATTTAGTAAAAAATAATGTACATGTTGTTCATATTCAGAAGTTGCTTGGACATAGTGACTTAAAAACAACTTCACGTTATGTTCACGCGAATCAAGAACAGCTTGCTGAAGCCATATCCGTTTTATAG